A region from the Aegilops tauschii subsp. strangulata cultivar AL8/78 chromosome 5, Aet v6.0, whole genome shotgun sequence genome encodes:
- the LOC141022369 gene encoding uncharacterized protein, translated as MVVHEEGEIMQTEQDPTMELSMCQGGHLACADCCVERPGNQRQCQKCERGGGFDVQNTAVDAVLSSVRVECPHEGCGLYVTYHKLADHQSVCPLAPYKCPVPVCGYEGLPPWLSHHISTMHPMPVHRIQYGKALQLQVPLSEPRLLLFAEEDGRAFFLVGDVLDIGAPIAVSVVCIRAGASPLPHYVAKLWANGPPREPKGRTDTVKVEMEVTSSRDPGDVAVQELTLFTVPPKLLAGAKLVSLHIQIDKLTS; from the exons atggttgtgcacgaggagggcgagatcatgcagacggaacaggacccgacgatggagctctctatg tgccagggagggcacctggcttgcgcggactgctgcgtcgagcgccccgggaaccagcggcaatgccagaagtgcgagcgcggcggtggcttcgacgtgcagaacacggcggtggacgccgtcctctcctcggtgagggtggagtgcccgcacgaaggctgtgggctctacgtcacttaccacaagctcgctgatcaccagagcgtgtgtccgctcgcgccctacaaatgccccgtgcccgtctgtgGCTACGAAGGCCTGCCCCCgtggctctcccaccacatcagcaccatgcatcccatgcccgtgcacaggatccagtacggcaaggcgctccagctgcaagtgccactgtcggagccacgactcttgctgttcgcggaggaggacggccgcgcatttttcttggtcggcgaCGTGCTCGACATCGGTGCGCCTATTGctgtgtcggtcgtctgcatcagagcgggggcatccccactgccgcactacgtggccaagctgtgggcgaacggcccgccgagggagcccaaaggcaggaccgacaccgtcaaggtggaaatggaggtgacaagcagcagggatcccggcgacgtcgccgtgcaggagctgaccttgttcacagttccgcccaagctgctggccggggctaagctggtgtccctccacattcagattgacaagctcacgtcctaa